ctacagtactcattccaggttttttctttattcttttactattttctacattgtagaataatcaaaactattaaataacacacatggaatcatgtagtaaccaaaaaagtgttaaacagatcaaatatattttacatttgagattcttcaaagtagccacccttttccttgaccgctttgcacactcttggcattctctcaaccagcttcctgaGGTAGTCAattagaatgcatttcaattaacaggtgtgccttgttaaattaagttgtggaatttctttctttcctttaatgtgttttagccaatcagttgtgttgtgacaaggtaggggtggtatacgtaagatagccctatttggtataagaccaagtccatattataccaagaacagctcaaataagcaaagagaaatgacaatccattattactttaagacatgaacgtcagtcaatccggaaaaattcaagaactttgaaagtttcttcaagtgcagtctcaaaaaccatcaagcgctatgatgactGGCTCCCATCACgtcatctgctgcagaggataagttcattagagttaccagcctcaaaaattgCAGACCAAATAAGTGCTTCACAGAtctaaagtaacagacacatctcaacatcaactgttcagaggagactgcgtgaaataggcattcatggtcgaattgctgcaaagaaatcacaactaaaggacaccaataagaagagacttgctctgtctttgtgagacgcaaagtaggtgaatggataatctctgcatgtgtggttcccaccgtaaagcattgAGTAGGAGGTGggatggtgctttgctgttgccactcaatgatttatttagacttcaaggcacacttaaccagcatggctaccacagcattctgcagtgatacactatcccacctggtttgcacttagtgggactcatttgtttttcaacaggacaatgacccaacacacctccaagttgtgtaagggctatttgaccaagaaggagagtgatggagtgctacatcagatgagctggcctccacaatcccccgacctcgacccaattgagatggtttgggaagagttggactgcagagtaaaggaaaagtgctcagcatatgtgggaactccttcaagactgttggaaaagcattccaggtgaagctggatgagagaatgccaaacgtgtgcaaagctgtcatcaaggcaaagggtggctactttgaagaatctataatataaaatatatttatttaacacttttttggttactacatgtttccatatgtgttatttcatagttttgatgacttcactattctacaatgtagaaaatagtcaaaataaagaaaaacccttgaatgagtaggtgtttcagATCTTTTGACTtgaactacactgctcaaaaaaataaagggaacacttaaacacaatgtatctccaagtcaatcacacttctgtgaaatcaaacgacccacttaggaagcaacactgattgacaataaattacACATGCTGttgtggaaattataggcaattagcaagacacccccaataaaggagtggttctgcaggtgtcaaccacagaccacttctcagttcctatgcttcctggctgatgttttggtcacttttgaatgctggcggtgctttcactccagTGGTAttatgagacggagtctacaacccacacaagtggctcaggtagtgcagctcatccaggatgggacatcaatgcgagctgtggcaagaaggtttgctgtgtctgtcagcgtagtgtccagagcatggaggcactaccaggagacaggccagtacatcaggagatgtggaggaggccgtaggagggcaacaacccagcagcagggccgctacctccgcctttgtgcaaggagcagGAAGAGCACTGCCAGAGCTCTGCAAAaggacctccagcaggccacaaatgtgcatgtgtctgctcaaactgtCAGAAAAAGACTCCGTGAGGGTGGtaatgagggcccgacgtccacaggtgggggttgtacttgcagcccaacaccgtgcaggacgtttggcatttgccagagaacaccaagattggcaaattcgccactggcgccctgtgctcttcacagatgaaagcaggttcacactgagcacgtgacagacgtgacagagtctggagactccatggagaacgttctgctgcctgcaacatccttccgcatgaccggtttggcggtgggtcagtcattgtgtggggtggcatttctttgggggaccgcacagccctccatgtgctcgccagaggtagcctgactgccattaggtaccgagatgagatcctcagaccccttgtgagaccatatgctggtgcggttggccctgggttcctcctaatgcaagacaatgctagacctcatgtgactggagtgtgtcagcagttcctgcaagaggaaggcattgatgctatggactggcccgcccgttccccagacctgaatccaattgagcacatctgggacatcatgtctcgctccatccaccaacggcacgttgcaccacagactatccaggagttggcggatgctttagtccaagtctgggaggagatccctcaggagaccatccgccacctcatcaggagcatgcccaggcgttgtatggaggtcatacaggcacgtggaggccacacactactgagcctcattttgacttgttttaaggacattacatcaaagttggatcagcctgtagtgtggttttccactttaattttgagtgtcactccaaatccagacctccatgggttgatacatttgatttccattgataatttttgtgattttgttgtcagcacattcaactatgtcaagaaaaaagtatttaataagaatatttcattcattcagatctaggatgtgttatttcagtgttccctttattttttttgagcagtgtatatgtggATCATATGTGGAAATAAAGCAATAGATGTGTCCCTTTATCTTGGGGAAACATGACTGTGTAGTTGTACATCATAcactatggatatatatatatttttttttttacctctgtGCAAATGTACTTACTGTCATTTTTAAAGTGTTTCTAGTCGATATTAAACCCCATAGTTGTGTGAGTTGGCAAAACAAGTATATTTTTAAATTGCAGTGTTTCACAGATCTGTTCCTTAAGAGTCCTGATTGTGCTATTATAAACATTTCTCCATTCATTATACATGGCACACTGCTAACAACAGAATGGTCAAATCTGTTCAGATTAGGATTATACATTTAGGAATAAATAGGCCTGTGTTGGATTAGGCCCAATcctggataatggtgttaatgaaCACTTCCACCATGTGGACTCCTGCTCTGAAGAAAGGGTGGAGTGATGTTCCTCTCAGATTTCCATCTGAAATCAGCGACTTGCTTAAATAAAGAATGTAAACGTATCCAGTGTGCTTATTTCATGCCTATGCAAATGTTAATAAATTACTGTATTATGAAGAATTGTTACCAACCAATTGTAGGCCTATATTGCCGTACCTCTGCTGGTTATTCTTCCTGATGAAAATTCAGAAAAACAATGTATCCCCATGTGCCATTCTCACCAGAAATGATTTAACAGCTGCAGAAAATTATAATactttatttttggaaaaatattgCGTTTCATAGTCGTTTCATTGGTACATTGGTACATTGGTAAAACAATTGCTAGAATAAAGGACAGCTTTCAAAAAACTGTCAGTAAGCTGCTAACGCTCAAATCACTTTAACAAAATGTTCAATAATACCATAAAtctgagatacagtagaaaaatGCTTTAAACCCtcatttaatatctccctcttCCACATACACCTCTGAAAATGTACTGTACACCCACACTCAGTAATGTTGACATTGCACATTGTGCTAAAAACAAAGCCTAGCCTACTGCAATGATTTCACAGGTCCTGTGACAGGATAACTCACGAGACTTGAGGAATAACTGTAAAGGCTTGGGGGACATCATCATCAACAATTACAAACCAGCACCCAAGCCAACTCAGGAAATGCCTGTTCTGCCTTTGGTGTACAGTAGATagccactgggcacagacatcagttcaacatctaatattgatttacatttggttgagttgtcaactaatgtgaatttaACGTGAAATCAACATTGTCATTGGATTTATGTTAAAGGTTGATTCACCGTCATCACAGATTTTTGGGGGTTgaaatgatgtgcaaatagtggGTTTATGCATAACTGCAATGCCAGCCACATAGGCTACTGATACTGAATGCAGTGTGAAAGCAAAGAGGAGTGCTCTTGTCCTACGTAAAGGGTCTTTCGCATGAGACAATTGTTGCATGGATCCACGTCGATCATTTTTCTGAAAGGCGCTGAGGAGTGTGTATCTGCTGGTGGCGGTTATGGCTGAGCCATGGGAGGATGATTGTTCAGTGCTGCTGGCATGTGgatgtctgtctcctccttgcTGTTGTCTGAGCAGTCAGAAGGCATGTAGCAGCCAGAGTCTCTGGGGCAGTTCAGGTCAGCTTTAATACTCTCAGTTGGGGACTTGGCTTCCTTGTTTAACTCTCCCTCCTTCTGACCATCACCTGGAATGGAACAGACATGGGGGCTTAGAGAGCTTATAGTGGTCTATTTAAATGTTATGTCCACAAATCTGACATGTTCCCACAATATCAGAGTTGCAGAAATAACTTTTTTCATAGTTTCATTTTTCTCTCAAGCACTGAAATTTTATTGCAGCTGGTATGTTTCAATTTTAATGTAGGCTGTTGAATCTCTGAGTCTGAGatcttgttttttttacctttattttactaggcaagtcagttaagaacaaattcttattttcaatgacagcctaggaacagtgggttaactgcctgttcaggggcagaacgacagacttgtaccttgtcagctcagggattcgaacttgcaacctttcggttactagtccaacgctctaaccactaggctaccctgccgcaccatGTCAACACAATTGTTACTTTTGGTTACTGCAGCTAAAGGTTATTAAGTTCAAAAGATCCAAAGTGTTTGCAAGATTGAAAAACAAGATATATGGGCTGGTGCAACACCCAAACCACAGTTGCTTCTGAAAATTACATTTCCTGTTAGTAGCTTGTCTTGTCTTGCATCACTCAATGTTATGTTTCTTGACTACCACTCAGCCTTTCATGTCCTTCTAGCAACTGCCTCTTAAGGTATTAGCAGTGTAAGACATCTTCTTTATCTAGCTATGGCCAGGACAAGATGGCTGATATCCTGTTATTTACACACACTGTGTGTAAGTTCACACTTCTTGCAAGTTCACTTCTTTGTTATAATAGACAGTTTGCCAATTTAGCAGTATTGTTATAATGGTTTTAAACTGTGATTGGTAACTTTTGTGAGCTGTTTGCTGTAACTGTCCTGAATTGTTTATTGTAACTCTTTTGAACCATGTGTGGTAACTGTCCTGAATGATTGGTTGTGACTGTATTGAACTATGTGTGGTAACTGTCCTGTTGTGTTCTCTGTGCTGTAAGTGCTGGCTATCCAGTTATCATTAGCCTCTTTATCTGTGTCCCTGATACCACGGCCCTGATACAGCACTTCCTCTGTTGACGGTATACCCTTCCTGATCTGCTTGATATCTAAAACCAGACCTTTGGCAAACTAAATACAGTACATATGCTTAGAGGGAATTATGATCTCCTCCACACCTACAGTTTTTGTCAGAACTAGCAGCTCTGGAGCACCTCACCTAAGAGTATGGATCTGTTTAAATTGGCAATGTTGATGCCAGAAGGCCCAGGTGTTGTCTTGAGTGCCTTTGCATCCCACCTGGAAATCAAAGTAGGGAAAAGACTGCCCTGACTCACTCTGGGGTTCTTGGAGGCACTCGACGGCAGCCATCAGACGATGTCTGTGTTCAGAATCAGTCACATTGAGTTCCACCAGATgctgctccttcagctctctCAGGTCATCTACTGTCTGGTACCCATTAAGGAGCAGGGAGGAGGCATACTCCTACAACACAGAGAAACAATACCAATCGGTAAGCAAGCCATCATGTTACAATAAAAACATCTCAATCCTGTCTGTCATCACTGTGTTGACATCAGAAATGCATGGTTCTCTAAAGATGCAATTTATAGTTTTTTTTAAGAATGCAGGAAACATGTTTTTTGAGAGCAATTGTTTGTGACAGCAGGTttgaggaaagagacagagaagagtgtgagagagacaaggagagagcgagagagacagtttACCTCCAAATTGAGGCGCTCTAGGAGTTCCTGTAGCGTTTTGGGCCGGGGTCTCCTGCTCCTCCTGTGTGTCATCTTCTGAGGCGGTTCAGGAACCTTCTCTACTATGAGGTCTACGTAGATGAACTTAAAGTTTCCCACCTTGTTGTTCAGCATGCCTGTCCATATCCCCATAGGAGGCTTGCTGATGATCTCAATCACATCCCCTACCTGAAAGAAGAAATTGGCATTTTACTTGAGCAATGCATGTCTGAGGTCTACATAAGCTACTTTGCAAGACATTGGCTCTATCTCAACTGCTTAAAAACCCACGAGGATGTACTGAAGGACATGTTTGACAATTCAGTCAGGTGGTTCAGTCAGGTAGGTTACCTTAAGTTTGAGTGATTCAGTATCGTAGGGACTGGGGACAAAGTCAGTGTGGACCCGGGCTCTGCCACAGAACTGGCCTGTGTAGGAAAGGGGCAGCTCCTCATCCAGCCTCAGACTGTCTCTGTTACTGGAGCCGTCTGATCCACTGGTAACCCCACCTAGGGCGCAGCACAGTTGGATTGGTAGGAGACAGACATCATGTTAGCTTCAAAACAACCTTTACAGGGCTGAATGTGTTACGGTGAGCATTGTAGGTGTTGTCATACATCATGCTACAGAGTGAGGTAGTTTTTTCACTCCTTAATGCGATGTCTATTCATGAGTGTTGatgccacaggaggttggtggcaccttaattgtggaGGACAGGCCTGTGGTAATAGCTGGAGCGGAATTAGGGGAATGGTATCAAATCCATTAAACACATGGTTGTCAgttgtttgatgccattccattcgcaccgttctggccattattatgagccgtcctcccctcagcagcctcctatgATTGATGCTGGTCTAACAGTAGTCTACTTAACAATTATAATATTAAGTTACAGTATGATGGTTATGGCGGTGAATTAAATATTGACAGTTTAGACTTTTGACTGTGATTATGTTTGTCAGGCATCCTTTGTTGGCTAAATCAAGGTCCAACAACATGCCTTAGCAGATGAGACTACACACTTGATTTTAATCAACTGCAGATTAAAGTAAAATTGCATTAGTAAAGAGAGAACTTGTTTAATCCAGTAAggtgttggctgtgtgcttactgGAGGAGCTTTGTCCACTATTGAGACTGTAGAGGCTTTCCAGAGAGTGACTGGACTTTCTGTGTCCTTTTGGAAATGAATGGACGCCGTAAACAAcatccccttctccttcttcATCTCTCTCCGACTCGTCGCACTACCAGTAAAAAAGCAACAGAACAGGTCacgtttttttattttctttgccCTCCTTTTCTCCTTATGCCgtcactcctcatctcctctcacaGCATGGCGGTtgaggaggaaggaaaggagaaaGCTAAAGTAATCAGAGGGCTGGGTGGGGGCAGGGTTCTAAGATGTTCCGTGTGCCAAAACGGCTCAGTATCCCAGGCAGTTTGTGCAAGAACACAGAGgagcttctctcctctctctctctgagtccttAATCCACACAGAGCTGCCTTGCCATTTATAACTGAGACTTGACATAGGCGGGAGCTGTGTGTAATCCCCCTATACCTACTCCGACTGTACCTCCCTCGTTCTCTTTGTGAGAGAAGGGTTGTGTCTTTTTAGCTTCACAAATGACTTGGTTACCAGGTGACGTGTTAACGAGTCtttgtcctgtactgaccagtgtttGGACATGGACTAAGAGCCTAACTTGTTCGTCATCATTTATAATCCTCCTTTCTTTACTTCCTGAGGAGCCAAGCACTGTATTCTATTACCACTCTATGCTGTACTATTCACTTCCAAGGTTCCTGTTCTGTTGGTTTTATATTGTTAATTTATGTGGACTTGGTCTGACTGTACATTTCCTACATACCAGCCTATACCTCTGCATTAattggaactacccatcccggatccgggagaattgccatcaactacactaattagcatagcgcagcattcaaaaaatattactagaaaatattcatattcatgaaatcacaagtgaaatatagtgaaacacagtttagccttttgttaatcaccctgtcatctcagattttgaaattatgctttacagccaaagcaagacaagcgtttgtgtaagtttatcgatagcctagcatagcattatgtccagctagcagcaggaagcttggtcacgaaaatcagaaaagcaatcaaattaaccgtttacctttgatgatcttcggatgttttcactgacgagactcccagttagacagaaaatgttccttttgttccataaagattatttttatacccaaaattaCTCCAtttgtttgtcacgttatgttcagaaatccaccggaaatagcggtcacgacaatgccgggaaaaaaatctaattatatccataatatcgacagatattataatcaatcctcaaggtgtttttcaaatatctattcgataatatatcaaccgggacaattggcttttcagtaggagtgagaggaaaaatgactacctctgtcttttacgcaagaatcactctgagagccctcagctggcctcttacgcaatgtagtcgtttacgctcattcttcaacataaaggcgtgaaactacgtcacaatgctgtagacaccttagggaatacatagaaaaaggaatctggttgatatccctttcagtgGCCAATAGGAGTGCATAGGAACACAACTgtttcaaaacatgagtcacttcctgattggatttttcttaggctttattttttacttttaattgacaatattttgacagttttggaaacattagagtgttttctatcctaagctgtcaattttatgcatattctagcatctggtcctgagaaataggcggtttactttgggaacgttatttttctaaaaataaaaatagtgccccctagtttcaccaacagccagtgaaagtgcatggcgccaaattcaaaacaataaCAATCTCAGAATTataattcctcaagcatacaagtattttctaccattttaaagatacaattctcattaatccagccacagtgtctgatttcaaaaaggctttacagcgaaagcaccacaaacgattaggttaggtcaccaccaagtcacagaaaaacatacagccatttttaCAGAAACCtatacttcctggttggatttttctcaggttttcgcctgccatatgagttctgttatactcacagacatcattcaaacagttttagaatctactaataatatgcatatatttgcatctgggacagagtagcaggcagtttactctgggcaccttattcatccaagctactcaatactgccccccgtCAACAAGAAGCAACAACTCAAAATCAGAAAATAACAAGAGAGGGGCTCTGGGGTTGTTTTCTACAGAAGGTGCCTATTCTGCTTAAAATTAATCAAactaaaaaataaagaaaagaaaACACAGTTGATCTGTTTGCCACAAC
Above is a genomic segment from Oncorhynchus masou masou isolate Uvic2021 chromosome 12, UVic_Omas_1.1, whole genome shotgun sequence containing:
- the samsn1b gene encoding SAM domain-containing protein SAMSN-1b, with the translated sequence MLQRKPSNVSNNDTKSKTKPKRSTSFGRFDSLRHQPAPVKPEENGGALSAEGEQVNSDQTRSGGIGKKMKAISLTMRKRMGRQYAKALSEEMCDESERDEEGEGDVVYGVHSFPKGHRKSSHSLESLYSLNSGQSSSSGVTSGSDGSSNRDSLRLDEELPLSYTGQFCGRARVHTDFVPSPYDTESLKLKVGDVIEIISKPPMGIWTGMLNNKVGNFKFIYVDLIVEKVPEPPQKMTHRRSRRPRPKTLQELLERLNLEEYASSLLLNGYQTVDDLRELKEQHLVELNVTDSEHRHRLMAAVECLQEPQSDGQKEGELNKEAKSPTESIKADLNCPRDSGCYMPSDCSDNSKEETDIHMPAALNNHPPMAQP